From Pyxicephalus adspersus chromosome 7, UCB_Pads_2.0, whole genome shotgun sequence, a single genomic window includes:
- the CAVIN2 gene encoding caveolae-associated protein 2, translated as MEEDSIQVEHATNEEFHKPGEHESQELVVPSHSPAESPSSSPTPQHVMDSIKDSSQVNAITVLTLLDKLVNMLDSVQENQHKMEKKQIDIENSVKGIQNDITKLSKSHTSTSNTVSKLLEKSRKVSANMREVKDRMDKQTTQVKKLENNQSQLLRRNNFKVLIFQEENEIPANVFVKEPTPVPSITEGTEEPADPNKLQEETMHTIDLSSDDEINHEEGHDDSADEKLGHSRAEKMKRSSLKKVDSLKKAFSRQNIEKKMNKISTKIVSPERREKIKKSFTPSQNKTSKSSSFKVPIGFSVKKSHNEEAHTEGEEKKEEVEEQAVTEQNESPEHEKTSTTDDGKVFEEVRETKDAPDEEEKPEEVPVVKINTELAIVEDEDENEEDFENENPFSPEYKPKPGELEEAYEAPTQSSALQIDQSA; from the exons ATGGAGGAAGATTCAATTCAGGTAGAGCATGCCACAAATGAGGAGTTTCATAAACCTGGTGAACATGAAAGCCAGGAGCTGGTGGTGCCCAGCCACAGCCCTGCAGAATCACCCAGCTCCAGCCCAACACCTCAACATGTAATGGATTCCATCAAGGACAGCAGCCAGGTCAATGCCATCACAGTCCTCACCTTGCTAGATAAACTGGTCAATATGCTGGATTCAGTGCAAGAGAACCAGCacaaaatggaaaagaaacaGATTGATATAGAGAACTCTGTCAAAGGGATTCAGAATGATATCACAAAGTTATCCAAGAGTCATACTTCTACCAGCAACACTGTCAGCAAACTTTTGGAAAAGTCTCGCAAAGTCAGTGCTAATATGAGGGAAGTAAAGGATCGGATGGACAAACAGACAACTCAAGTCAAGAAACTGGAGAACAACCAAAGCCAGCTACTGAGAAGGAACAACTTCAAAGTCCTGATCTTCCAG GAAGAAAATGAAATACCTGCAAATGTCTTTGTGAAAGAACCAACACCAGTTCCCAGCATTACAGAAGGCACTGAAGAACCTGCTGACCCAAACAAGTTACAGGAGGAGACCATGCATACAATTGACCTATCTTCGGATGATGAAATTAATCATGAAGAGGGCCATGATGACAGCGCAGATGAAAAGTTAGGGCACAGCAGAGCTGAGAAAATGAAGAGATCTAGTCTAAAGAAAGTAGATAGCCTGAAAAAAGCTTTTTCACgtcaaaatatagaaaagaagaTGAACAAGATTAGCACTAAAATTGTGtcaccagaaagaagagagaaaatcAAAAAGTCCTTTACACCATCCCAAAATAAAACTTCAAAGAGCTCATCTTTCAAGGTTCCAATTGGCTTTAGTGTGAAAAAGTCACATAATGAGGAGGCACACACAGAGggtgaagaaaaaaaggaagaggtgGAGGAACAAGCTGTGACTGAGCAAAATGAAAGTCCAGAACATGAAAAGACTTCTACAACCGATGATGGAAAGGTGTTTGAAGAAGTAAGGGAGACTAAAGATGCCCCAGATGAAGAAGAAAAACCCGAGGAAGTACCAGTGGTGAAGATAAATACAGAGTTGGCTATTGTTGAAGATGAAGATGAGAATGAAGAAGACTTTGAAAATGAGAATCCTTTTAGCCCTGAATATAAGCCAAAACCTGGAGAACTAGAAGAAGCCTATGAAGCACCTACTCAGTCATCTGCTCTCCAGATAGACCAAAGTGCATAA